The following coding sequences are from one Onychostoma macrolepis isolate SWU-2019 chromosome 24, ASM1243209v1, whole genome shotgun sequence window:
- the tmem200ca gene encoding transmembrane protein 200C, whose translation MIATGGLLRISARRQDSLRAKNRAENKRKRKAKKKRKNEVVVVKGKLKLCSVSGLIAAIGILVLLVGVAMAVLGYWPKESPLYPGLMMKTQRTYDSRELANVTVRPPWDLLDKDFRSYNDSSGTAELDPPKLGAFSAFINRYLYSDKLKVFGPLIMGIGIFLFICANAVLHENRDKKTKIINLRDIYSTVIDIHSLRSKESAPLNGFVNYCQSKDTKSYGSPHKGSSQGSMIPSRRPSTTIPRVSSLERQSFTDTVYSIYQDQNRFSKQWETRSIVSTSVNAFTLPMMKLNHRGASERRGSDKTGEAKREFLDAEAICRRLEDLEASRSVTKAKVEPHPELAPDSVEVYRSSGSLQGAPRVSLQGSQVQLLPSGSPSRKATGSHLSLSALSDYSRSVDLDICLSTPTLVRSRRLSCPRLEGLSSGGYTKLEGLGGESFESTDNATTFSRESSVEVFEKETELCDQTHQQECTSIRQYSKKQKLIMVSQSDTTLEDVEMESVEV comes from the coding sequence ATGATCGCCACAGGGGGTCTGCTGCGGATATCTGCCAGGAGACAGGACTCCCTTCGCGCGAAGAACCGCGCCGAAAACAAGCGCAAGAGGAAAGCGAAGAAAAAGAGGAAGAACGAAGTGGTCGTGGTGAAAGGAAAGCTAAAATTGTGCTCCGTATCTGGACTGATCGCTGCCATTGGGATTCTGGTGCTGCTGGTTGGAGTGGCCATGGCCGTATTGGGCTACTGGCCCAAAGAGAGTCCGCTTTACCCAGGACTGATGATGAAAACGCAGAGGACTTACGACAGCCGAGAATTAGCCAATGTGACCGTCAGACCGCCTTGGGATCTCCTAGATAAAGACTTCAGGAGCTATAATGACTCCAGTGGGACTGCTGAGCTGGATCCGCCTAAACTGGGAGCATTTTCTGCATTTATCAACAGATACTTATATTCAGACAAGCTGAAAGTGTTCGGACCTTTAATCATGGGGATTGGAATCTTCTTATTCATTTGTGCCAATGCGGTACTTCACGAAAACAGAGACAAAAAGACCAAAATCATTAACCTCAGAGACATCTACTCAACGGTGATTGACATTCATAGTTTGCGGAGCAAGGAATCCGCGCCACTTAACGGTTTTGTGAACTACTGCCAATCGAAAGACACCAAATCGTACGGTTCCCCTCATAAGGGATCGTCTCAAGGTAGCATGATCCCATCCCGACGACCGTCTACCACCATCCCTCGAGTCTCGTCTTTGGAAAGACAGAGCTTTACGGACACCGTCTACAGCATCTATCAAGATCAGAACCGATTTAGCAAGCAGTGGGAAACCAGGAGCATCGTGTCCACTTCGGTCAACGCTTTCACTTTGCCAATGATGAAGCTCAACCATAGAGGAGCTTCGGAAAGAAGGGGTTCGGATAAAACCGGAGAGGCCAAACGAGAGTTCCTGGACGCCGAGGCCATTTGCAGGCGTTTGGAGGATTTGGAAGCGTCTCGGAGCGTCACGAAGGCCAAAGTGGAACCTCATCCTGAGCTTGCGCCGGATTCGGTGGAGGTTTACCGGAGCAGTGGGAGTTTGCAAGGAGCTCCTCGTGTTTCTCTGCAGGGTTCCCAGGTTCAGCTTTTGCCGTCTGGTTCTCCGAGTCGCAAGGCCACCGGATCTCACCTGTCCTTGAGCGCTCTGTCTGACTACTCCAGGTCTGTGGATCTGGATATCTGTCTATCCACCCCTACTTTGGTGCGATCGAGACGTCTCAGCTGTCCTCGGCTGGAAGGCCTCAGCAGCGGAGGCTACACCAAACTTGAAGGCCTTGGCGGAGAATCCTTTGAGTCCACAGACAATGCCACCACGTTCAGTCGAGAGAGCTCTGTTGAGGTTTTTGAAAAGGAAACGGAGCTTTGTGATCAGACACATCAGCAGGAGTGTACCTCGATCAGACAGTattcaaagaaacaaaaactCATAATGGTTTCCCAATCAGATACCACTTTAGAGGATGTGGAAATGGAGAGTGTGGAAGTTTAA